Sequence from the Candidatus Saccharibacteria bacterium oral taxon 488 genome:
TGAAGCAGTCCAAAATCCACGTCAGCTCGCTGTGTGCTGGGATGCGGCTTTGGCGGTACAAATGAATCGCCTCGTTATCCAGCGGCAACCCCGCGGCCGTATAAATCCGGGCGTTATTGAGAATGCTCTCATACAATTTACTGTGGTCAATCGGCGTGGTGAAGCTATGTAGATCGGGGATAAACAGATTGATATCAAAATCAGCCGAGCGGCGCTTCGCCATATCGACAATCGGCAAAATGGCACCAAAATAATTGCCAATGTGAATATCGTTGTTGGCGCGTACGCCGGTGAGGATGACGGGTTTGGATGGTTTCATTGTATTCATTATAACACTCCTTTGGTTGTTAAGTAACGTAATAAAATATTCATTGGGTCAATGGTATTTGGTTTTTCGGCGAAGGCGCAGGATAGCTCGGTGCAGCCTAATAGTGCCGGCGGATAGTTTGTCGCGTTCGCCTGCTCGGATTGGATTGTTATTGGTATTTTATCCAGCGCTGACTGAGATATTGTTTGCCCAGAAATTACTGCGCGAATTATCACTTCCAGCGCTTGTTCTTCGTCCTTATCCGGCGTTAATACGGTTACTCCGGCGGCTTTCAACGGCTTGTCATATAGTCCAGTGCGGATGGTCGTCGGCGACGCTAGCAATCGAATTGTTTTATAATAGCGGCTAACATGATCAATTGCGGCATCCACCATGGAAGTTATGCGGATATTCAGCCGCTGTTCAATATCGGGCTGCAACAAATGCGCGGTATTGCAAGCGATTATGATAATGTCGTCCATCGACGCGTCAATGTTTTTCAGTTCGTTTATGATAATTTCCAAGGCTTCGCTGCGCCGCGATTCGTTGGTGATAAAATCAGGAACTGGTAGCGACAAATGAACTATATGCGGAAAATCCGTGCCATCCTTCGCACCATTTGCCAGCGCCTGCCGAATTATTCGCCGTTGCAGTTCCAGGCTTGCTTGCGGACCCATGCCGCCGATGATAATTATTCTTTGCTTCATAATTCCTCCTTTGGGTTATATAAAAAAGACCGCGCGCGGCCTCTAGTCATGGTTAGTTTTTCAGAAGAAATTTACGAACAATTCAACAAGCCGCGGCGAAAACGCGTGCTTTGCCAGGCGGTGCTGATGAATTGCCGTTTTATGGTCATGGGGTGATTATAGCGCTGGCGGCTAAAATCCGCAAATATTCTATAAAACAGCTCGCTTGGATATGCGCCAAACCCATAAAATGATGTAAATAGATAAACCAATTGAAAATAAGAGCGAGAGGATAGCCATCGGATTTGCTTTCCATAATATTGTCCATGTTGGCGGCGAAATGATAAATTCTACCATTGCTAAGAACCCGATTTTAGTATAAATATGCAGCGATTCAGCCAAACAAACGGCGAAACCGATTACCGTGCCAAGTACAGAGGCTGCGATTAATAAAATGATATCAGGGAGCGGCGGTCTCTCTTCCTGGGTTATGAAACTATATATTAGGTAGACGATGCCCGCGCCGATGGGCCCAGTTAAATACGACACGTAGTTCCACCGCCACAGTAGCAGCCATAGGCCGATTATCATAGGGATACCCAGTAAAAATGCTAATAAAATACCAATCCAGCGCGGACGGTGCTTACGCTGTAGATTGTAATATGGAGGTTCTTGGTTCATGCTATTTAGTATAGCATTTGATAGGAAGTATGTGGTTTGGATTGGAGGATTATTTATCTGGCGGCTGTGCTTGATCTAGGATCTTTGACAGTTCGCTAATAAGGTCACGTAGTTGAGGGTTGCGCAAGATTGCCCGCCGGGTGGCTGGCGTCCAAATAAGCGTGCGGGAACGCAAAGTTTCTGCCAGCGTTTCGCCCGACGGCGTCAGCAAGCCTTCTTTATCCAATTGGAATAATTCAGGCAGCAGCGCGTCGCAAAGCAGTGCTAGCGGCGCTTGCGATCGGGCAATGATTCGATCGTGCTCATCGACCGGCATAGAAATTGGGTTAAATCCTAATTGCTGCAAATGGCTGGCTGCTGTCTCGGCGTTTGGCTGATCGCTGGCGACAACCGCGCGCTGGGCGCTATTCATTAGCAAGTGGACAACGGCGGCTTTCTGGTCAAGCTGATCGTTAAATCGGCGGCTGGTGTCCATAACGCTATCGTGTAAAATTATCAGTCCCCTTACGGGCGGTACGGTAAAATTTTCCAGGGGCGCACACACGTGGATAATTTCGCAATCGGATAGTTCTTCTGTGCTAGTATGGCGGTCGGCTATGTCAAATTCGCGGACTAGAAAGCCGTACTTCTTAGCGCGCCGCACTAATTGCGAACCCAAATCGCCCAGCGAACCGATAACGCCGATAGTTTGTTTTACTGATGTCACACGACCTCCTTTGATTTTATGGGGATGGTTATATTGTTAAGTATACGATATTTGGCGTCGTTATACAGATTCATTGATACGATAGTCTGGGCTTGGACCCGATCTCAATTATAGATCATTTTCTTAATCTTTTTGTGCGACTTGTAGATTTTGACGGATACTCGCCCGCAAAGTGCTGCCTGATTAGTCCGGACAAGCGCTCAGCGTATGTATCCGTTATTTCGTGCCCTTGCATGGTCATCGAGCGATGGGCGATATTCTTATGCTCTTTGGCTAGTTTCTTCAAATTCCGTTCGACGATCAGTGGGTCGAGTTTGCCTGACAGAATAGTGATTGGCAGTTTCAGTTGTGATATATCAGTCATCGTGGTTTGATTGATTATTGCCGTATTTAGAGCGGTCAGGAAGGATTTAGCAGTAATTTTATCGGCCTTAAATCCCGCGTCGGGCCATATATTATGTCGGTCGGCAAACTGTAATAAACGTTTTGAGCTCCTCGGATGCTTGTTGATGAGACCATATAAGGCGCGTAATATTTTTTCTGGATGATGGATTTTCTCGTCAATCTTAGGGTGATATATTGGCGGGCTGCATAGGATTAGTGACTGAGCTAATTTTGGATATTTTTTAGCGAGCTCTACGGCGGCCAGCGATCCCATAGAGTGGCCAATGACGATGTCAAGATGAGTGATTGATTCGTGACGTAGCGTAGCGGCGATGCTGGTGGCCTGGTCGTGAGCGTTGTATGATTTCCAGTCGGGTTTTGGTGAATTGCCAAATCCTAGCATGTCAATGGCGATAACTTGCGTATCTTTGGGCAAATATGGCTCTAGCGGCTTCCAGGTACGCCACGATGTACCCAGCCCATGAATCAAAAGAATCGTCGCTTTCGGTCGAGGTTGGCGACAAAAATAATACACATTCAGGGTGTACGGGACGCGCAGCCAGCGGTGGATTAATCGATCAAACATTATATTAGTATACTATGAAAATACTCCGCCTGCACATGAGATGGAGTATTTTTGATAGTTGGTTTCTCCTCTGTTTTAACGCTTGGAGAATTGTTCGCGCTTGCGGGCGGAACGCAGACCGTATTTCTTGCGCTCTTTCTCGCGTGGGTCGCGCTTGAGCAGCTCAGCCTTCTTCAGGACTGGACGCAGATCAGCGTGAGCGGCCGTCAATGCTTTAGCAATGCCAAGCTTGATGGCGTCAACTTGACCAGCGAGGCCGCCGCCTTTGACCAAGATGGTAACGTCGTATTCCTTTTGCTTGCTGACGATAGCTAGCGGGTCGGTTACTTCTGCCAGCAAAGTTTTGTTGCCATCCAAGTACTCAGCGGCTGCTTTGCCGTTGATGGTGATGGTACCCTTGCCAGGAAGCAAGCGAACACTTGCCGAGGCGCTTTTGCGTCGTCCCAAGCCGTAGAAATAGGTATCAGTAGCCATATTACTTTACCTCAACTTTCTCTGGGGTTTGTGCTGTGTGAGCATGCTCGCTGCCAGCAAATACGCGCAGGCGCTTGAGACGTTCTGCTTGCAGTTTATTCTTTGGCAGCATGCCTTTGACAGCTTCTTCAATAATTCGTTCTGGGTGGCGTTCACGCATTTCTTTGAACTGCGTTTCTTTGATGCCGCCTGGGAAACCACTGTGACGGTAGTAGTACTTGTCGGTTTCCTTGTAGCCAGTAACGACGGTGTTTGCGGCGTTGATAACCACGACGTAGTCACCACCATCAACGTGCGGCGTGTAAGTTGGCTTGTACTTACCGGTCAGGTGTTTAGCAATTTCAGTTGCCAAACGTCCCAGTGGCAATTCGCTCGCGTCAAACAATACCCAGCGGCGAGAAACTTCAGATGGTTTTTGTGAATAAGTCTTCATCTTATTTCTCCTTCTTTGGCATTGGTTTGATGTCGTCGACAAACTCGATGATTGCCATTTGTGCGCCGTCGCCAACACGTAGGCGTGTTCGTTCAACGCGAACGTGTCCGCTGGTGCGACCACTCAGCTGCGGGGCAATTTCATCAACCAGTTTGTAAGCAGCAGCGCGGGTGCTGAGTGCCGCGATCACCTGGCGGCGGCTTGCCAAATCGCCCTTCTTCGCCTTGGTGATGATTTTTTCAATGTGGCGCTTCAGATCTTTGGCTTTCGGTAAGGTGGTCTCGATTTTGCCGTGCTCGACCAGGCTGGTTGCCAGGCCCCTCAGCAAGGCTCGCCGTTGATCACGCTCACGGCCGAACTTGCGCCCTTGATATCCGTGTCTATGCATAGTTAAAACTCCAACTCCGCCATCTTGTCGCGTACTTCATCCAGCGCCTTTGAGCCAAAGCCTTTCAATTCTCGCAAATCTTGCTCGGTCAAAGTCACCAGGTCGCGAATGGTGCGAATTTCATTGTTAATCAGCGCGTTCGTCGTGCGGGCGCTTAGGTTTAATTCTTCAATCGACATGTCAAGTTCCGAATCATCCGACTCGTCATTGCCCAGTGCTGGCGCACCAGTCACTACGGTCGAGCCTGCCAGCGCGCTATATTGACTGACGAGAATCGCTGCTGCCTCCTCAAAGGCTTCGCGCGGTGTCATCGTGCCGTCGGTCTCCACCGTCAGCGCCAGCTTCTCGAGGTTGGTCTCGTCGCCAACACGGGTCGAGTCGACCTTGTAGCGAACGCGCAGCACTGGGGTAAAGATAGCGTCGAGCGCGATCATGTCGGAGTGCAATCGATTGGCACTTGACTCTTCAATCGTCTGATAGCCACGGCCAGCTTCTGCCACCAAATCCATGATGACGGTCTTGTTCGGATCATCGATGGTAGCGATGATGTGGTCTGGGTTAACAACTTCTACTTCGCCGTTTGCTTGGATGTCGCCAGCGGTGATAACACCACCAGTTTTCTCCAGACGCAACTCAACTGGCTCGTCAGTGTGAACGCGGAGTCGCACACCCTTTAGGTTCAGCATGATATCGACGACGTCCTCTTTGACGCCCTCGACGGTGGTGAACTCGTGTGTCGCACCCTCGATACGAAAGGCAACGATCGCGCCACCGCG
This genomic interval carries:
- a CDS encoding alpha/beta fold hydrolase, which gives rise to MFDRLIHRWLRVPYTLNVYYFCRQPRPKATILLIHGLGTSWRTWKPLEPYLPKDTQVIAIDMLGFGNSPKPDWKSYNAHDQATSIAATLRHESITHLDIVIGHSMGSLAAVELAKKYPKLAQSLILCSPPIYHPKIDEKIHHPEKILRALYGLINKHPRSSKRLLQFADRHNIWPDAGFKADKITAKSFLTALNTAIINQTTMTDISQLKLPITILSGKLDPLIVERNLKKLAKEHKNIAHRSMTMQGHEITDTYAERLSGLIRQHFAGEYPSKSTSRTKRLRK
- the rplQ gene encoding 50S ribosomal protein L17 is translated as MHRHGYQGRKFGRERDQRRALLRGLATSLVEHGKIETTLPKAKDLKRHIEKIITKAKKGDLASRRQVIAALSTRAAAYKLVDEIAPQLSGRTSGHVRVERTRLRVGDGAQMAIIEFVDDIKPMPKKEK
- a CDS encoding DNA-directed RNA polymerase subunit alpha — encoded protein: MAKAIYNPALASVDDISATSATFLIEPMHAGYGNTLGNSLRRVLLSSIRGGAIVAFRIEGATHEFTTVEGVKEDVVDIMLNLKGVRLRVHTDEPVELRLEKTGGVITAGDIQANGEVEVVNPDHIIATIDDPNKTVIMDLVAEAGRGYQTIEESSANRLHSDMIALDAIFTPVLRVRYKVDSTRVGDETNLEKLALTVETDGTMTPREAFEEAAAILVSQYSALAGSTVVTGAPALGNDESDDSELDMSIEELNLSARTTNALINNEIRTIRDLVTLTEQDLRELKGFGSKALDEVRDKMAELEF
- a CDS encoding amino acid racemase, whose protein sequence is MKQRIIIIGGMGPQASLELQRRIIRQALANGAKDGTDFPHIVHLSLPVPDFITNESRRSEALEIIINELKNIDASMDDIIIIACNTAHLLQPDIEQRLNIRITSMVDAAIDHVSRYYKTIRLLASPTTIRTGLYDKPLKAAGVTVLTPDKDEEQALEVIIRAVISGQTISQSALDKIPITIQSEQANATNYPPALLGCTELSCAFAEKPNTIDPMNILLRYLTTKGVL
- the rpsI gene encoding 30S ribosomal protein S9 produces the protein MATDTYFYGLGRRKSASASVRLLPGKGTITINGKAAAEYLDGNKTLLAEVTDPLAIVSKQKEYDVTILVKGGGLAGQVDAIKLGIAKALTAAHADLRPVLKKAELLKRDPREKERKKYGLRSARKREQFSKR
- the rplM gene encoding 50S ribosomal protein L13, whose translation is MKTYSQKPSEVSRRWVLFDASELPLGRLATEIAKHLTGKYKPTYTPHVDGGDYVVVINAANTVVTGYKETDKYYYRHSGFPGGIKETQFKEMRERHPERIIEEAVKGMLPKNKLQAERLKRLRVFAGSEHAHTAQTPEKVEVK